The following proteins are co-located in the Actinomycetota bacterium genome:
- a CDS encoding 2'-5' RNA ligase family protein yields MTAGEVQTALLVPIPEAEPLVGPWRARYALDARKGVPAHVTVMAPFLRPEEIGPDVVGNLNETLGRFEPWDFRLVRPARFDDALLYLEPDRADPFLELTRVVMDLFPGLKPYGGQLELDEVIPHLTVADCQAPGICEDGAVLDRVEREIAGSLPVDATASQVWLMSGDGTWKVDARFALHGDLTL; encoded by the coding sequence GTGACCGCCGGGGAAGTCCAGACGGCGCTGCTGGTCCCCATCCCGGAAGCGGAGCCGCTGGTGGGGCCGTGGCGGGCCCGGTACGCGCTCGACGCCCGCAAGGGCGTTCCGGCCCACGTCACCGTGATGGCCCCGTTCCTGCGGCCCGAGGAGATCGGACCGGACGTCGTGGGGAACCTGAACGAGACCCTGGGCCGGTTCGAGCCGTGGGACTTCCGGCTGGTCCGGCCGGCCCGGTTCGACGACGCCCTGCTGTACCTGGAACCCGACCGCGCCGACCCGTTCCTCGAGCTCACCCGTGTCGTGATGGACCTTTTCCCGGGCCTGAAGCCCTACGGCGGGCAGCTCGAGCTGGACGAGGTGATCCCACACCTCACGGTGGCGGACTGCCAGGCCCCGGGGATCTGCGAGGATGGCGCCGTGCTGGATCGGGTCGAACGCGAGATCGCCGGAAGCCTCCCCGTCGATGCCACCGCCAGCCAGGTCTGGCTGATGTCGGGCGACGGCACATGGAAGGTCGACGCCCGGTTCGCGCTGCACGGCGACCTGACCCTGTGA
- a CDS encoding beta-lactamase family protein — MSAGGLSTARLGRMHDVMAGHVEGGGVPGLVTLVSRRGEVHVDAIGMKALRGSDPMRRDTIFRISSMTKPVTAAATMILVEECRLRLDEPVDRLLPELSGRRVLKRLDGPLDDTVPAHRPITVRDLLTFRMGFGLVMAPPGTYPIQQATDELRLAQGPPSPSTPPEPDEWIRRLGTLPLMHQPGEQWMYNTAADVLGVLIARAAGRPFETFLRERIFEPLGMKDTGFSPPASELDRLATSYWTDPGTGALELYDEAEGGQWSGPPAFPSGAGGLVSTTDDFLAFGQMMLDGGRRGSERILSRPSVGLMTADHLTPEQKASSSLVPGYWDSHGWGFGLSVVTRVDGMEGSVGTFGWDGGMGTVWHSDPREDMVTILMTQAGWTSPSPPAVCLDFWTSAYGAIDD, encoded by the coding sequence ATGAGCGCCGGCGGATTGTCGACGGCGCGGCTCGGCCGCATGCACGACGTCATGGCCGGACATGTGGAGGGGGGCGGCGTGCCCGGTCTCGTCACGCTCGTCAGCCGGCGCGGCGAGGTGCACGTGGACGCCATCGGGATGAAAGCGCTCAGGGGCAGCGACCCGATGCGGCGCGACACCATCTTCCGCATCTCCTCGATGACCAAGCCGGTCACCGCCGCGGCCACGATGATCCTGGTGGAGGAGTGCAGGCTGCGGCTGGACGAGCCGGTGGATCGCCTGCTGCCCGAGCTGTCCGGGAGGAGAGTTCTGAAACGGCTCGACGGGCCGCTCGACGACACCGTGCCGGCGCACCGGCCGATCACCGTGCGCGACCTGCTCACGTTCCGGATGGGCTTCGGCCTGGTGATGGCGCCGCCGGGCACCTATCCGATCCAGCAGGCCACGGACGAGCTGCGCCTCGCCCAGGGACCGCCGAGCCCCTCGACGCCGCCCGAGCCGGACGAATGGATCCGCCGCCTGGGGACGCTGCCACTCATGCATCAGCCGGGCGAGCAGTGGATGTACAACACGGCGGCCGACGTCCTCGGTGTCCTGATCGCCCGGGCCGCCGGCCGGCCGTTCGAGACGTTTCTGCGCGAACGGATCTTCGAGCCGCTCGGCATGAAGGACACCGGATTCAGCCCGCCCGCCTCCGAGCTCGATCGCCTGGCCACCAGCTACTGGACCGATCCCGGAACCGGAGCGCTGGAGCTGTATGACGAGGCCGAGGGCGGCCAGTGGAGCGGCCCGCCAGCGTTCCCGTCCGGCGCCGGAGGCCTGGTCTCCACGACCGACGACTTCCTGGCCTTCGGCCAGATGATGCTGGACGGGGGCCGGCGAGGCAGCGAGAGGATTCTGTCGAGGCCCTCGGTCGGGCTCATGACGGCGGACCACCTGACCCCCGAGCAGAAGGCGTCGTCCAGCCTGGTCCCCGGGTACTGGGACAGCCACGGATGGGGCTTCGGCCTGTCCGTGGTCACCAGGGTCGACGGGATGGAGGGGTCCGTCGGCACGTTCGGCTGGGACGGCGGCATGGGAACGGTCTGGCACTCGGATCCCCGGGAGGACATGGTGACCATCCTTATGACCCAAGCGGGCTGGACCTCCCCCAGTCCTCCGGCCGTGTGCCTCGATTTCTGGACCTCCGCCTACGGGGCCATCGACGACTGA
- a CDS encoding M20 family metallopeptidase, producing MSADGLKEAARARLERAREALLDLSHRIHANPELGYEEEQASTWVAEALELGGFRVERGICELPTAFRGTVGTGPLHVAICAEYDALPDIGHACGHNVIAAAAVGAGLALAEVADDAGLTVSVVGTPAEEGGGGKILMLERGGFEGVHAAMMVHPAPFELVEMPIIAAVSFDLRYTGREAHASAFPELGINAADALVVAQVGIGLLRQHLRQTDRVHGIVTKGGDAQNVVPAHTEAQYMVRASTLAELQEVRDKVMRCFEAGALATGATLEVVHEYPAYAEMRHDPDMARLYRRNAEAIGRTFPDLGDMVKRAAASTDMGNVSLAIPTIHPALGIDSLPAVNHQPAFTAQCVAEPADRAAIEGALAMAWTAIDMAADGQLSRRLIGAEA from the coding sequence GTGAGCGCGGACGGCCTGAAGGAGGCGGCCCGAGCCAGGCTGGAGCGGGCCCGGGAGGCTCTCCTCGACCTCAGCCACCGCATCCACGCCAACCCGGAGCTCGGCTACGAGGAGGAACAGGCCTCGACATGGGTGGCCGAGGCCCTCGAGCTCGGCGGCTTCCGGGTGGAGCGCGGGATCTGCGAGCTCCCCACCGCCTTTCGGGGGACGGTCGGCACCGGCCCGTTGCACGTGGCCATCTGCGCCGAGTACGACGCGCTTCCCGACATCGGGCATGCCTGCGGCCACAACGTGATCGCCGCCGCCGCGGTGGGGGCCGGGCTGGCCCTGGCGGAGGTCGCCGACGACGCCGGGTTGACCGTGTCGGTGGTCGGAACGCCCGCGGAGGAAGGTGGCGGCGGCAAGATCCTGATGCTGGAGCGGGGCGGCTTCGAGGGCGTCCATGCGGCCATGATGGTCCATCCCGCCCCGTTCGAGCTGGTGGAGATGCCGATCATCGCCGCGGTGTCGTTCGACCTCCGGTACACGGGGCGGGAGGCGCACGCGTCGGCGTTCCCGGAGCTCGGCATCAACGCGGCCGACGCGCTGGTGGTGGCGCAGGTGGGGATCGGGCTGCTCCGCCAGCACCTCCGGCAGACCGATCGGGTCCACGGGATCGTCACCAAGGGAGGGGACGCCCAGAACGTGGTCCCGGCCCACACCGAGGCCCAGTACATGGTCCGGGCCAGCACCCTGGCCGAGCTTCAGGAGGTCCGGGACAAGGTCATGCGGTGCTTCGAGGCCGGCGCCCTGGCCACCGGGGCCACGCTCGAGGTCGTGCACGAGTACCCGGCCTACGCGGAGATGCGCCACGACCCCGACATGGCCCGGCTGTACCGGCGGAACGCCGAGGCCATCGGGCGGACGTTCCCGGACCTGGGGGACATGGTGAAGCGGGCCGCGGCCTCCACGGACATGGGAAACGTGTCGCTGGCCATCCCGACGATCCATCCGGCCCTGGGGATCGACTCCCTGCCGGCGGTGAACCACCAGCCGGCGTTCACCGCGCAGTGCGTGGCCGAGCCGGCCGACCGCGCCGCCATCGAGGGCGCGCTGGCCATGGCGTGGACGGCCATCGACATGGCAGCGGACGGGCAGCTCAGTCGCCGGCTGATCGGAGCCGAGGCGTGA
- a CDS encoding acetyl-CoA C-acetyltransferase → MTPSVIAAGARTPIGKFAGGFKDLAAVDLGAVAIREALARSGVPADRVDYVIMGQVLQAGAGQITARQAAIKAGIPKEVPAITINKVCLSGLNAIALADQLIRAGEIKIAVAGGMESMTNAPYLLPDARFGSRLGNSRIVDSMIYDGLWSTFTDQHMGESSDEVNAELSLTREDQDAWSARSHRRAAAAWDEGRMAEEVVPVEVPQRKGDPVVVDRDEGIRPDTSPEGLAALKPAFKPDGTITAGNASQISDGAAAVVVMAPEIAEELGVTPLAEVVAHGMSAERYAYLHTVPALAMQNALKKAGRDVHDLGLIEINEAFASVALNATRMLGADEEIVNVNGGAIALGHPIGASGARLVLTLAYEMRRRGVDLGGASLCGGGGQGDALIIRRVA, encoded by the coding sequence ATGACCCCATCCGTCATCGCCGCCGGCGCGCGGACGCCCATCGGGAAGTTCGCCGGCGGGTTCAAGGACCTCGCGGCCGTGGACCTCGGGGCCGTGGCCATCCGCGAGGCGCTGGCCCGCTCCGGCGTGCCTGCCGACCGGGTCGACTACGTCATCATGGGGCAGGTGCTCCAGGCCGGCGCCGGCCAGATCACGGCCCGCCAGGCCGCCATCAAGGCGGGGATCCCGAAGGAAGTCCCGGCCATCACCATCAACAAGGTGTGCCTGTCCGGCCTGAACGCCATCGCGCTGGCCGACCAGCTCATCCGGGCCGGCGAGATCAAGATCGCCGTGGCCGGTGGGATGGAGTCGATGACCAACGCGCCGTACCTGCTGCCCGACGCGCGGTTCGGTTCCCGCCTGGGGAACTCGCGGATCGTGGACTCCATGATCTACGACGGGCTGTGGTCGACCTTCACCGACCAGCACATGGGGGAGTCCTCCGACGAGGTCAACGCGGAGCTGTCCCTCACACGCGAGGACCAGGACGCCTGGTCCGCCCGGAGCCACCGGCGTGCCGCGGCCGCGTGGGACGAGGGCCGCATGGCCGAGGAGGTCGTCCCGGTCGAGGTTCCGCAGCGCAAGGGCGACCCGGTGGTGGTGGATCGTGACGAGGGCATCCGCCCCGACACCTCCCCCGAGGGCCTGGCCGCGCTGAAGCCCGCGTTCAAGCCGGACGGCACCATCACCGCCGGCAACGCGTCGCAGATCTCCGATGGGGCTGCGGCGGTCGTGGTCATGGCTCCGGAGATCGCGGAGGAGCTGGGCGTGACGCCGCTGGCCGAGGTCGTGGCCCACGGGATGTCCGCCGAGCGCTACGCCTATCTGCACACCGTCCCCGCGCTGGCCATGCAGAACGCCCTCAAGAAGGCGGGCAGGGATGTCCACGACCTCGGGCTCATCGAGATCAACGAGGCGTTCGCGTCGGTCGCGCTGAATGCCACCCGCATGCTGGGAGCCGACGAGGAGATCGTGAACGTGAACGGCGGCGCGATCGCGCTGGGCCACCCCATCGGGGCCTCGGGGGCCCGTCTGGTGCTCACGCTGGCCTACGAGATGCGCCGGCGCGGTGTGGACCTGGGGGGCGCCTCGCTGTGCGGCGGAGGCGGCCAGGGCGACGCGCTGATCATCCGTCGCGTGGCGTGA
- a CDS encoding acyl-CoA dehydrogenase family protein, with protein sequence MPAELEEFRGRVAAFVQDEVLPVEAELNGEDYESFLPELRAKAREAGLWTPHLPAEWGGLGLGALGMALVSQELGVSGLASLALNVMAPDEGNMHLLLGAGTPEQKDRYLKPLAAARIRSCFAMTEQDVASSDPRQLRTTAVRDGDEWVVDGEKWFVSGAQGAAFAIVVAMTDPDQEKPHRRYSLFIVDADTPGWKVVREIPVMGSAGPGGHCEVRLEGCRVPADAMLGGPGEGFALSQQRLGMGRIGHAMRWIGVAQRALDLATGRALEREAFGKRLAEHEAIQWMLADSVIELYASRLMVLHAAWKIDRGDDHRQEVSIVKVFVAEALGRILDRAVQVFGSLGIATDVPLARFYQDARAARIYDGPSEVHRMVIARNLLKAYLAERTTKGATGGIA encoded by the coding sequence GTGCCTGCGGAGCTGGAGGAGTTCCGGGGGCGGGTGGCCGCGTTCGTTCAGGACGAGGTGTTGCCGGTGGAGGCCGAGCTCAACGGCGAGGACTACGAGTCGTTCCTCCCCGAGCTGCGGGCGAAGGCCAGGGAGGCCGGGCTGTGGACGCCGCACCTGCCCGCGGAGTGGGGCGGCCTGGGCCTGGGCGCGCTGGGCATGGCCCTGGTGTCGCAGGAGCTCGGGGTGTCCGGTCTGGCCTCGCTGGCGCTCAACGTCATGGCCCCCGACGAGGGGAACATGCACCTGCTGCTGGGGGCCGGGACGCCAGAGCAGAAGGACCGGTACCTGAAGCCACTCGCCGCGGCGCGGATCCGTTCCTGCTTCGCCATGACCGAGCAGGACGTGGCCAGCTCCGATCCCCGCCAGCTCCGCACGACGGCGGTTCGCGACGGCGACGAGTGGGTCGTCGACGGGGAGAAGTGGTTCGTGTCGGGGGCGCAGGGCGCGGCGTTCGCCATCGTGGTCGCGATGACGGACCCCGACCAGGAGAAGCCGCACCGCCGGTACTCGTTGTTCATCGTGGACGCCGACACCCCGGGCTGGAAGGTGGTCCGGGAGATCCCGGTGATGGGCTCCGCCGGGCCCGGCGGGCACTGCGAGGTTCGCCTGGAGGGCTGCCGGGTTCCGGCCGACGCGATGCTGGGCGGTCCGGGCGAGGGATTCGCGCTGTCGCAGCAGCGCCTGGGGATGGGCCGGATCGGCCACGCCATGCGGTGGATCGGGGTGGCCCAACGGGCCCTGGACCTGGCGACGGGACGGGCCCTGGAGCGCGAGGCCTTCGGCAAGCGGCTGGCGGAGCACGAGGCCATCCAGTGGATGCTGGCCGACTCCGTCATCGAGCTGTACGCGTCCCGCCTGATGGTCCTGCACGCGGCGTGGAAGATCGACCGCGGCGACGACCACCGCCAGGAGGTCTCCATCGTGAAGGTGTTCGTGGCGGAAGCCCTGGGGCGGATCCTGGACCGGGCCGTGCAGGTGTTCGGCTCGCTCGGCATCGCCACCGACGTCCCGCTGGCGCGGTTCTACCAGGACGCTCGCGCCGCCCGGATCTACGACGGCCCGTCGGAGGTCCACCGCATGGTCATCGCCCGCAACCTGCTGAAGGCCTACCTGGCGGAGCGAACCACCAAGGGAGCGACGGGAGGGATCGCGTGA
- the mce gene encoding methylmalonyl-CoA epimerase, with amino-acid sequence MIPAGIGATEIDHVGIAVRDLDASVEHYRRVLGAEPVHRETVHDQGVEEVLFRVGTSFVQLLAALGPDTPVGRFLERRGEGVHHVGYRVPDVAAAIEHLRVQGVPLIDEAPRPGSRGTTVAFVHPKGFAGVLVELVQEEGAGH; translated from the coding sequence GTGATCCCGGCCGGCATCGGCGCGACGGAGATCGACCACGTCGGCATCGCGGTCCGGGACCTGGACGCGTCCGTGGAGCACTACCGCCGGGTGCTGGGCGCGGAGCCGGTCCACCGGGAGACCGTCCACGACCAGGGTGTGGAGGAGGTCCTGTTCCGGGTGGGCACGTCCTTCGTGCAGCTGCTGGCGGCGCTGGGGCCGGACACGCCAGTCGGGAGGTTCCTGGAACGGCGGGGTGAAGGGGTGCACCACGTGGGCTACCGGGTCCCCGACGTCGCGGCCGCCATCGAGCACCTTCGGGTCCAGGGCGTGCCGCTGATCGACGAGGCGCCCCGACCCGGCTCGCGGGGCACCACCGTGGCGTTCGTGCATCCGAAGGGGTTCGCCGGCGTGCTCGTGGAGCTGGTCCAGGAGGAAGGTGCAGGCCACTGA
- a CDS encoding AAA family ATPase, with amino-acid sequence MSRRNESAAFVEGSQLLRAGRADVARVRARTRHRRVTRLAVVLGALVAFLWFRYLTGDPIGLPHLPSGAELWLPPLLLVVLLGAALILPMVANSRSPHMLIRPEHIELGLFDVKGLDPQVEEVLHTLDVFMGYATFRKELGGNPRRGMLFEGPPGTGKTFMAKAMAKQAGVPFLFVSSPAFQSMWFGMTAARIRAFFKALRKAARREGGAIGFIEEIDAIGASRGALSSTQAPPEPAAGAGRAVSRMVSPGTGGMVNELLIQLQSFDQPPLRERMWHRVLEWLNGYIPEGKRLQSGKPKYHNILLIAATNRADDLDPALLRPGRFDRRLYFDLPTKQGRRDLIDFFLLRKAHHEQLEAEEARDRLAHDTLGYTPVAIEHLFDEALLIALRDGRRAMNVADVYEAKMNEEVGLKQQVVYTEEERRAVATHEAGHATVAHFLSTERRLEVLSIIKRSKSLGLLAHGDREERFTRARSELEASVAIALGGLVSEEVFLGQSGTGPANDLATATQVAATMVGALGMAGSMVSYEAMDTGPIAPANLVAKVLSDEDAKRRVEDILNAQKERVTALLEENRDVVEALRDALIERDELVGDAITDVIDRALAVRQA; translated from the coding sequence ATGAGCAGGAGAAACGAGAGCGCGGCATTCGTGGAGGGCTCGCAGCTCCTGCGGGCGGGCCGGGCCGACGTGGCCCGGGTCCGGGCCCGAACCCGGCACCGGCGGGTCACCCGCCTGGCGGTCGTCCTGGGGGCCCTGGTCGCGTTCCTGTGGTTCCGGTACCTCACCGGGGATCCCATCGGCCTGCCGCATCTGCCGTCGGGAGCCGAGCTGTGGCTGCCCCCACTCCTGCTGGTCGTCCTGCTCGGGGCGGCGTTGATCCTGCCGATGGTGGCGAACTCGCGGTCACCGCACATGCTGATCCGCCCGGAGCACATCGAGCTGGGGCTGTTCGACGTGAAGGGCCTCGACCCGCAGGTGGAGGAGGTCCTGCACACGCTGGACGTGTTCATGGGGTACGCCACGTTCCGCAAGGAGCTGGGAGGGAACCCGCGCCGCGGCATGCTGTTCGAGGGGCCGCCCGGCACCGGCAAGACGTTCATGGCCAAGGCCATGGCCAAGCAGGCCGGCGTGCCCTTCCTGTTCGTGTCGTCGCCCGCCTTCCAGTCCATGTGGTTCGGGATGACCGCCGCCCGGATCCGGGCGTTCTTCAAGGCGCTGCGGAAGGCGGCCCGTCGCGAGGGCGGCGCCATCGGGTTCATCGAGGAGATCGACGCCATCGGGGCGAGCCGGGGCGCGTTGTCGTCCACGCAGGCCCCGCCGGAACCTGCCGCGGGCGCCGGCCGGGCGGTGTCCCGGATGGTGTCCCCGGGCACCGGCGGCATGGTGAACGAGCTGCTGATCCAGCTCCAGTCCTTCGACCAGCCGCCCCTTCGCGAACGGATGTGGCACCGGGTGCTGGAGTGGCTGAACGGCTACATCCCGGAGGGCAAGCGCCTCCAGTCCGGAAAGCCCAAGTACCACAACATCCTGCTGATCGCGGCGACGAACCGGGCCGACGACCTCGACCCCGCGCTGCTCCGCCCGGGGCGGTTCGACCGCCGTCTGTATTTCGACCTCCCCACCAAGCAGGGGCGTCGCGACCTGATCGACTTCTTCCTGCTCCGCAAGGCCCACCACGAGCAGCTGGAGGCGGAGGAGGCGCGCGACCGGCTGGCCCACGACACCCTCGGCTACACCCCGGTAGCCATCGAGCATCTCTTCGACGAGGCCCTGCTGATTGCGCTTCGTGACGGCCGCCGCGCGATGAACGTGGCCGACGTGTACGAGGCCAAGATGAACGAGGAGGTCGGCCTGAAGCAGCAGGTCGTGTACACGGAGGAGGAGCGCCGGGCCGTGGCCACGCACGAGGCTGGCCACGCCACCGTCGCCCACTTCCTGAGCACGGAGCGACGGCTGGAGGTCCTGTCGATCATCAAGCGCAGCAAGTCGCTCGGCCTGCTCGCCCACGGGGATCGGGAGGAGCGCTTCACCCGGGCCCGCTCGGAGCTGGAGGCCTCGGTGGCCATCGCGCTGGGCGGGCTGGTGTCCGAGGAGGTGTTCCTGGGGCAGAGCGGGACGGGTCCCGCGAACGACCTGGCCACCGCCACGCAGGTCGCCGCCACCATGGTCGGCGCGCTGGGGATGGCCGGGTCGATGGTCTCCTACGAGGCCATGGACACGGGGCCGATCGCGCCGGCCAACCTGGTGGCCAAGGTGCTGTCGGACGAGGACGCCAAGCGCCGGGTCGAGGACATCCTGAACGCCCAGAAGGAACGGGTGACCGCCCTGCTGGAGGAGAACCGCGACGTGGTCGAGGCCCTCCGCGACGCGCTGATCGAGCGCGACGAGCTGGTCGGCGACGCCATCACGGACGTCATCGACCGCGCCCTGGCGGTTCGCCAAGCTTGA